A genomic region of Micromonospora sp. NBRC 110009 contains the following coding sequences:
- a CDS encoding SUMF1/EgtB/PvdO family nonheme iron enzyme, with protein MSFNPYVPRPIDRPTEVPLGAHADLTTLDEAKIFAAPDDPADWPAWREQLTRWRADARGRLGYTGEHYDEIAGDCFSVCLAWLWDETLYDHDRGVFTVAAFLDDARRDFGGFDGVVLWHAYPVIGLDERNQFDWYRDVPELPDVVRAFQDHGVRVFVDYNPWDTGTRRKPGADAEEVAALAATLGVDGVFLDTLKEGAGELRKALDAVRPGLVLEGESRVPLARIADHAMSWAQWFADSDTPGVLRAKWFERRHLLHHTRRWHRSHLDELHSAWLNGCGMLVWESVFGVWVGWNDRDKAVLRAMRRVQASHAAWLRAEDWVPLADHPGTGQVYASRWTHDDQPLWTVVNRGAAHDGPWLVTEPRPGRFVDLVTGAELAVTELEDGRVAVGGPLAAGAIAAVAVTDAPVPRHEPPTGDPSFPARAAVRTRTPQARLAALPDGMVTLEAGRHDLTVRHRVRETGLYGEAPYVDEWKPLPPRLHHTGTLHRPVRLGRFAIETHEVTHGQYARFLAATGYRPVRPERFTAGQGPAEAPVTGVDLADARAYADWAGMRLPTEDEWQVAAEAGRLVRREPLVWNLTESEHSDGRTRFVILKGGCGYRAEGSDWYLDGGPQPPEVSVKLLLTGAGLTRSTSIGFRCAADLPGEA; from the coding sequence GTGAGCTTCAACCCGTACGTGCCGAGGCCGATCGACCGGCCCACCGAGGTGCCGCTCGGCGCGCACGCCGACCTGACCACCCTGGACGAGGCGAAGATCTTCGCCGCCCCCGACGACCCCGCCGACTGGCCCGCCTGGCGGGAACAGCTCACCCGGTGGCGGGCCGACGCCCGGGGTCGCCTCGGCTACACCGGCGAGCACTACGACGAGATCGCCGGCGACTGCTTCAGCGTCTGCCTCGCGTGGCTCTGGGACGAGACCCTCTACGACCACGACCGGGGCGTGTTCACGGTGGCGGCGTTCCTCGACGACGCCCGGCGCGACTTCGGCGGCTTCGACGGGGTGGTGCTCTGGCACGCGTACCCGGTGATCGGGCTGGACGAGCGCAACCAGTTCGACTGGTACCGCGACGTGCCCGAACTGCCCGACGTGGTGCGCGCGTTCCAGGACCACGGGGTCCGGGTGTTCGTCGACTACAACCCGTGGGACACCGGCACCCGGCGCAAACCCGGCGCCGACGCCGAGGAGGTCGCCGCGCTGGCCGCCACCCTCGGCGTCGACGGCGTCTTCCTGGACACCCTCAAGGAGGGCGCCGGGGAGCTGCGCAAGGCTCTCGACGCCGTCCGCCCCGGCCTGGTCCTGGAGGGGGAGAGCCGGGTGCCGCTGGCCCGGATCGCCGACCACGCCATGTCCTGGGCCCAGTGGTTCGCCGACTCGGACACCCCGGGTGTGCTGCGGGCCAAGTGGTTCGAACGCCGGCACCTCCTGCACCACACCCGCCGCTGGCACCGCAGCCACCTCGACGAGCTGCACTCCGCCTGGCTCAACGGCTGCGGGATGCTGGTCTGGGAGAGCGTCTTCGGCGTCTGGGTCGGCTGGAACGACCGGGACAAGGCCGTGCTGCGCGCCATGCGCCGGGTGCAGGCCAGCCACGCCGCGTGGCTGCGCGCCGAGGACTGGGTCCCGCTCGCCGACCACCCCGGCACGGGCCAGGTGTACGCGTCCCGCTGGACCCACGACGACCAGCCGCTGTGGACGGTGGTCAACCGGGGCGCCGCCCACGACGGGCCCTGGCTGGTCACCGAGCCCCGCCCGGGACGCTTCGTCGACCTGGTCACCGGCGCCGAGCTGGCCGTCACCGAACTGGAGGACGGGCGGGTGGCCGTCGGTGGGCCGCTGGCCGCCGGGGCGATCGCCGCCGTGGCCGTCACCGACGCGCCGGTGCCCCGGCACGAGCCGCCGACCGGCGACCCGTCCTTCCCGGCCCGCGCCGCGGTGCGGACCCGCACCCCGCAGGCGCGGCTCGCCGCCCTGCCCGATGGCATGGTCACCCTCGAGGCCGGCCGCCACGACCTGACCGTCCGCCACCGGGTCCGGGAAACCGGCCTGTACGGCGAAGCCCCGTACGTCGACGAGTGGAAGCCGCTGCCGCCCCGGCTGCACCACACCGGCACCCTGCACCGGCCCGTGCGGCTCGGCCGCTTCGCCATCGAGACCCACGAGGTCACCCACGGGCAGTACGCCCGCTTCCTGGCCGCCACCGGCTACCGCCCGGTGCGACCGGAACGGTTCACCGCCGGGCAGGGGCCCGCCGAGGCCCCGGTCACCGGCGTCGACCTCGCCGACGCCCGCGCGTACGCCGACTGGGCGGGGATGCGGCTGCCCACCGAGGACGAGTGGCAGGTGGCCGCCGAGGCCGGCCGGCTCGTCCGGCGCGAACCCCTGGTGTGGAACCTGACCGAAAGTGAACACTCGGACGGGCGGACCCGGTTCGT
- a CDS encoding ribokinase, whose translation MSARVVVVGSANLDLVVTTPQLPRPGETVLGDDFRTVPGGKGANQAVAAARAGADCDFVGAVGADEFGVLLRDNLVAAGIDVRGLRTADGPSGVALIAVDHAAENCIVVAPGANATLALDDADRTAVAAADVLLLQLEVPLPEVTRAAGWARAAGTAVVLNAAPARPLPTELLDLLDVLVVNEHEAAVVAGVLTDEPAALLDILVTLVPRVVLTLGARGAAYADRDGTRIEVPAPKVDAVDTTAAGDAFTGALAVALAERGGLTADTATAVLQWACAAGAACAQRPGASTALPERAAIEALSATTYGGAE comes from the coding sequence ATGAGCGCCCGGGTGGTGGTGGTCGGCAGCGCCAACCTGGACCTGGTGGTCACCACGCCGCAGCTGCCCCGGCCCGGCGAGACGGTGCTCGGCGACGACTTCCGCACGGTCCCCGGCGGCAAGGGCGCCAACCAGGCGGTCGCCGCCGCCCGGGCCGGCGCGGACTGCGACTTCGTCGGCGCGGTCGGCGCCGACGAGTTCGGCGTGCTGCTGCGGGACAACCTGGTCGCCGCCGGCATCGACGTGCGCGGCCTGCGCACCGCCGACGGTCCGTCCGGCGTCGCGCTGATCGCCGTCGACCACGCGGCGGAGAACTGCATCGTGGTCGCCCCCGGCGCCAACGCCACCCTGGCCCTGGACGACGCCGACCGGACCGCGGTGGCCGCCGCCGACGTGCTGCTGCTGCAACTGGAGGTGCCGCTGCCGGAGGTCACCCGGGCCGCCGGCTGGGCCCGCGCCGCCGGCACCGCCGTGGTGCTCAACGCCGCCCCGGCCCGACCGCTCCCCACCGAACTGCTCGACCTGCTCGACGTGCTGGTGGTCAACGAACACGAGGCGGCGGTCGTCGCCGGGGTGTTGACCGACGAGCCCGCCGCGCTGCTCGACATCCTGGTCACCCTGGTGCCCCGGGTGGTGCTCACCCTGGGCGCGCGGGGCGCCGCCTACGCCGACCGGGACGGCACCCGGATCGAGGTGCCGGCGCCGAAGGTCGACGCGGTGGACACCACGGCCGCCGGTGACGCCTTCACCGGCGCGCTCGCGGTCGCCCTCGCCGAACGCGGCGGCCTCACCGCCGACACCGCGACCGCCGTGCTGCAGTGGGCGTGCGCCGCCGGTGCCGCCTGCGCCCAGCGACCCGGCGCGTCCACCGCCCTGCCCGAGCGGGCCGCCATCGAGGCGCTGTCCGCGACCACCTACGGAGGGGCCGAGTGA